CGGCGATGCCGGAGCCGAAGTCGATGAGCTGGTTGCCGTCGACGTCGACGAGGATGCCGCCGCCCGCACGCTCGACGTAGACAGGCAGGCCGATGCCGACGCCCGCGGAGACCGCGCCCTTCGTCCGCTGGTGCAGTTCCTGGCTCTTCGGGCCGGGGATGGCGGTGACGAGCTTGCGCTCCTGAGGGACGGACGTCATGGCCGTGTCCTTTCGTCGTACGGGATCGAACCGAGGTGCGAGTGACCAGGGTCGATCAGTGTTCTCCCTCACTCTGAGGCTTGGCGCCTATGCTGTCCAATATCAATTTTCGATGATTGGTATGCATGTTGGGAATAGGCCGCTGATGGGCTCTGGCCAGCCGCCGAGGGCGGTGAAAGTGACCGTAGATCGCCGATGTGGACGTAGATCGCAGAAGGGGACGGTATGGAGTTGAGGGCGGTCGAGTGCTTCGTCGCCGTTGCCGACGCCGGGACGGTGACGGCCGGCGCGGCGCGACTCGGCGTGGGGCAACCCGCCGTCACGCGTCAGATCCAGCAGTTGGAGCGGCAGCTGCGCATCCGCCTGTTCGATCGTGAGGACGGGCGGCTGCGCCTCACCTCCGCCGGCATCGACGTGCTGCCCGTCGCGCGTCGACTGCTGCGCCAGGCCGACGCCGTGAGTGACGCGGCCCGCGGCGTCGCAGCCGGCCGTCTGCAGCGGGTTCGTCTCGTCAGCCCCGGCACGACCCGCGACGACGTCCTCGCCCCCTGGCTCGCGACGTGGTCCGCCGACGCGCCGCTGCCGAGCATCGCCGAAGCGTCCGTCGACGACGTCTACGACACGTTGCGTCGCGGAGCCGACCTCGCCGTGGCGCCGCTCGCACCACCCCCGGCGTTGGGCAGCCGCGTCGTCGCGCGCCTGCCGCTGTGGGCGTGCGTCGCGCCGACCCATCCGTGGGCGCAGCGCGATGCCGTCGACCTCGACGAGCTCGCGGGTGCTGACCTGCTTCTGCTCGAACGCAGCCTCTCGGCGCGCCGCGTGCTCGACGCAGCCCTCGACGCAGAGCAGCTCGGCGTCGAACCCCGCGCGGAGTTCGCCTCACCCGTCGTCGCCCAGGCCGTCGCGGCCAGCGGGCGCGGCGTCTGCGTCCTCACCGACGACCCCCGCTTCGGCCTCGTGCCCCTCACGATCCGCGACGCTGACGGCGACGCTCTCGGCATCCGCCTCCACGCCGCGTGGGATCGTCGCCATCACGCCGCTGACGCGCTCGAACGGCTCGCGCAGGATCTGTCGCGGTTCACGCGACGGAGGTATGCCTGACGAGTCGTGTCGTGGTCAGGCCTTCGAGGCCTTCTGCACGAGGCTGATGTAGACGGGCATCGCTGCGAGGGTGGGGTGGACGCCGTCGATGAAGTACTCGGGGTGGTCCTTGGAGGCGCCGTACCAGTCGACGAGGTGCACCCACGGCCGGCCCTTCGCCGCCTCGCGGATCGCATGCAGCGCCTGCTTCTGGGTGCCCAGCGTGGTCTTCGGCAGCACGAGCACGACGCGTTCGTCCTTCAACGCGTCGAGGGTCTTGGCGAGCATCTCCTGCGGTACGACACCGTTGTCGCCGGTGTGGATCAGGACGACGTCGCTCCTGATCGTCCCCGCCTTCGCAGCCGCCATGACCTGCTCGAGCACCGCGTTCGCCTGCTGGCTCTTCGCGGCGTGGTTGTCGACCGTGCGGTAGGCGTGCGGGAGCTGGTTGAGCGCGACGGACGCGGGGACGGAGTCGCCCCAGACGCTGATGCTCATCTGCTTCGTGGCGCGGGTGTCGAGCCCGGCCACGGGGGTGTTGCTCGACGACGACGGGCTCGCCGAGGTCGACGGCGCCCCGGGGTGCCCCGGCGTCGGCGGGGCGGACGGCGCCGGGGTGGGCGTGGCGTCGATCCCGGGCGCGGGTGCCGTCGTCTCGGTCGACCCCTGACGGTGCGCGACGATCTGTGTCGCCGTGACGATGAGCGCTGCCGCGAGTGCGAGACTCGCGACCATGGCGCCGACATGGCGGTCGACGACAGCGCCCCGCGCGCGACGCAGGCAGGCGCGCACCCCGGCGCGGCGCACGGGCATCTCGACGTAGCGGTAGCTCAGTTCGGCGAGCACGAACGTCGCGATGCTCAACCCGATCGCGGGCAGCAGCCACGACGACTCCATCGCGTCGGTGACGAACGGCAGCGTCACGAGCGGCCAGTGCCACAGGTACAGCCCGTACGAGCGGTCGCCGACGTAGCGCAGCGGGCGCCACGACAACGCGCGGGTGAGCGGGCCGTCATGGACGACGACCCACACGAGCGCCGCCACGACGAGTGAGAAGGCGAGGAAACCGCCCCAGCGGTAGAAACCCATCGAGAGGAAGTCGAGCTGCGTCATCACGACGATGACGGCGACGAGCGCGGCGACGCCGGCGGCCGTCATGCGGGTCGTCGCCGGGGCGAATGTGAGGCGCGAGCGGAACCCCCGCCCGTCGAGCAGCAGTGCGAGGGCGGCGCCGACGAGCAGGCCCATGACGTGTGTGTCCGTGCCGAAGTAGACGCGCGTGGGGTCGTCGGCCCAGCGGCCGCTCGAGGCGAAGGCGCCGACACTCATCGCGATGCTCGAGGTGAGCGCCCCGCCGATGGTCACGGCGAGCAGGACGTGACGCCGCGTTCGTGTGGCGCGAACGGCGAGGAGCACCCCCGCCACCACGAGCGGCCACAGCAGGTAGAACTGCTCCTCGATCGCGAGCGACCACAGGTGTTCGAGGAACCACCACGAACCGAAGTCGCCGTACTGCCGCCCGCCGTACACGTACCACCAGTTCGACGTGTACGTCAGCGCCGCCGCCGCATCGCGCAGTTGCTGCGCGAGGCCGGACGGATGGAAACACGCCGTGACGAGCGTCGTCACGGCGAGCAGGAGCAGTGCGGCGGGCGCGAGGCGTCGCACGCGAGCGGCCCAGAACGCCTTCAGATCGATGCTGCGCAGCGGCCAGCGCGACCACAACTGGCTCGTGATGAGGTAGCCCGACAGCACGAAGAAGATGTCGACGCCCAGGAAACCGCCGCTGAACCCGGGCACCCGGAAATGGAACGCCATGACGGCCAGCACCGCCAGTGCGCGCACGCCGTCGAGGGCAGGCAGCCGGCCGCGCCGCGGAGTCGCGACGGTCGCTCGCGCGGCGTCGGAGGCTGGTTGCACGGCGTCGGAGGACGACGGGGCGCTCGTGTCGGCCGGCGTGGTGGGGCCTGTCGTGGCGTCAGTGCGAGCGGCGTCCGAGGACGGGGCGCTCGTGTCGGTCGACGTGGTGGGGTCTGCCGTGGCGTCCATCGCGTCGGCGTCCACTGACGTCGCGTTGCTCGCCGCGGATTCGCGAGCAGGCGGGGCCGGCCGTTCCACGTGGTGAGGTGCCTGACGCGGGGGTGGCGCGAGCATGTCCGTGGGGCGTCTCCGAGGCCGAGAGCTCGCCTCGCGGGCCGCTCGGTTCGTGCGGTCGACCGACTGCCCGACGGTCGTGCGGGAGGCCGCCGCTGTCGCCGGCGTCTCGACGACGTCCCTCGATGGCTCGACGCGCAACGTGTCCGCGTCGTTCTTGACGCGCGCGCTCGGGGACGCTTCCCGAGATGCGGGAGAGGACGTTGCGGGAGCGTTCGCTGATCGCGGCGGGGACGTCAGCGGGTCGGCGCTGAACAGCCAGCCGGGCAGGTCATCGCTCGATGAGGGCACGCCGCCACGACCTGCGTTCCGGTCGCGACTGCCTGCCGCGCTCCCGCTCCGGCCTGCAGTCTCGGCGCCGTCGCGACGAGCCGTGCCGCGACCGCGAGGCGTGCGTGGCCCGTCGTGGTCCGTGCCCACGATTGTTCCCCCTGGCGTTCGTTCCTCCCTGACCCTTGATGGTATCACCTGGCCACCCTGATGGACGTGGCGACGCGGCCACGATGACGTAGCTCACGAACGGGCCGCTCGGGCGTCGGTGACGACGGTGCGCGACGATTAGCGCCGACGCGCCGCGGCATGTAAGGTTTGTTGTCGCTGCCGATCGCATCGGTGGCGCATGACGAGAGTCGCGGGGTGTGGCGCAGCTTGGTAGCGCGCGTCGTTCGGGACGACGAGGTCGCAGGTTCAAATCCTGTCACCCCGACCAGCGTCAGCAAGGCCCTCATCGGTTCGCCGATGGGGGCCTTCGCCGTACCCGTCCGAATGCGGGCCCAGCCGTGTGCGTCGTGGCCGCAGTGCGCAGTTGCCCGATCCCGAGGAGACGCGAGCGCGTTCGAAACCGCCGCCAAGGCGAGTTCACCGCCCTCCCAGCCGACGCGCGCACAATGCCCGCTGTGAACGAACTTCATGCCTCGTCATGGCTGACCGACTGGCGACCGGGCTCATGGGGCACCCTCTTCGTCGCAGTCGTGGCGATCGGCTACGGCGCCGCCTGGATCCGCGCACGCCGTCGCGGACGAGCTGACGTCTCGTGGCTCGCGTGGTTCTTGACGTTCGGAGCCGGCGCCCTCGCCTACACGCTGTGCGGGCCTGTCGAGGTGTGGTCGACGCGCCTCATGTGGGTGTTCGCGCTGCAGGTCGCGCTGCTCGTCGCCGTCATCCCGACCGGCTTCGCGCTCGCGCGCCCCGTCGACGTCATCGAGGGCGCGACGGGGTCGACGGCGCTGCGCCGAGTGCTCGGCGGGCGCCTCGGACGGGCGCTCATGTACCCGTTCGTCAGCTCGATCCTCGCGATGGTGAGCGTCATCGTCGTCTTCTTCACGCCCTACGGGCAGGCCGCGCTCGACTCCACGCCGATGCGCATCGTGCTCACCGTGCACCTTTTCGTCGTCGGCGTCATCGTCGTGCTGCCCCTGCTCGCCGGCGATCTGCTGCCCGCGTGGGCCGGGCCCGGCGTGCGCGTCCTGCTCGCCTGCGTCGACGGCCTGTTCGACGCGATCCCCGGCATCCTCGTCATGACGCACCACGATCTGCTCATGCCGCACTTCCCCGGCTTCGCGGCGTCCGCCGCCACCTACAGGGGCGACATGTCCACCTCGCTCGATCAGAAGTTCGCCGGGGGAGCGCTGCTCGCCGTCGCCGAGAGTGTCGGGCTGCCCCTGCTCGCAGCCGTCTTCATCGAATGGATGCGGGCCGATCGCGCGAGCGCCCTCCGCGCCGACGCCGAACTCGACGCCCAGTACGGCGACGGCCCCGGCAGGACGACGCCGTGGTGGATCACCGCGGCACCCACCACGTCCGAGGGCAGCGCCGACGCGACCCTCACCGCCTCCGAGGGCGACGCCGACGCCGCGTCCGATCGGACGTCGACGCCCTCCACGTGACGCACACCACGATTCGGAGCGTTCTCCCAGCGGGGCTCACGGGCAATTCCCCAGATGAGTCCTCACCCTTCCTCCATGGGGTTGAACGGGACGTGGCTGCCGATCGTGCTCGGCTGCGCCGCGGCACTCGTTCTCGTCGTCATCGTCCGGGGAGGCTCGTGGGGGGCGCAAGCCGTGGATGCAGGCGCTGTCGCGCCTCGGCCTGACGGCACTGTTCACCACGCTCGCGCTCATCGGTGCCCTGTCAACAACGAGTAGGCGTTCTACACGAGTTGGGGTGACCTGCTCGGCGACTCGCCTGCGGACACGCCGCGTCACTACGGCGCGCCCACGCCGGCGCCCGCCCTGGATCAGCAGGCCCCTCCGCGAGCGCCACCCCGACGGCGCCGACGACGCCGCACGCCCTGCCCGCGCTGCCGCAGCCGGGTCAGCGCCTGCAGAAGTGCGAGATCCCGGGCCCGAAGAACGCCGACGGGCGCCCCACCGCGTCGCGCAAGGTGTACGTCCAGCTGCCGGTGGGGTACGACCAACACTCCGCGACGCGTCACCCCGTCATCGTCGCGATGCACGGATTGCCGGGAAGCCCAGAGACGTACAGCAAGCTCGACCACCTCTACACGCGTCGACAGGGCTGTCAGCGACCGCCGCATCGCCGCGCCCATCGTCGTCGTGCCGCAACTCAACCGCACCCTCGACGACGACACGGAGTGCATCGACGACCCGCACGGCCTGCAGACCGAGACGTGGCTCGCCTCCACGCTGCCGACGTGGGTGAAACACACCTTCGCCGTCGCGCCCGGGCGCGGGTCGTGGGCGACGTGGGGGTACTCCCTCGGCGGATGGTGCGCCTCGATGCTGACGATGAAGCACCCCGCGACGTTCGGCGCCGCCGTCGCCTACCAGGGCTACTTCCGTCCGCAGTTCGACGGCCACCCGCCGTTTCCCCCAACTCGCCGCAGGCGCGCAGCTACGACCTCATCGCCCTGGAGAAAGCCAACCCGGTGCCCGTGTCGCTGTGGCTGTTCGCCTCCGACGCCGACAAGGTGAGCTACCCCTCCGTCAAGGAGTTCCTCACCGTGGTGAAGCGGCCCACCGACGTCACGGCGCGCATCGCGCAGGGCGGCGGCCACCGCCTGTCGGTGTGGACGCGCAAGATCCCGCGCTCGTTCGACTGGCTCGTCGAGGTGCAGCCCGGTTTCGCACCGCGTCCCTGAACGCCGGGGCAGCGACGCAGGGGAAGAGCCTGACGTAAAGAACGCGTCAAGACGCGACAAGGCGACCTCAAGACGAGCGGTGCGCCGCCGGGGCGGTTGCACGCTCGATCCATGATCGAAATCGTCATCGCGGGCATCATCGCCCTCGCACTGCTGGGGTACCTGCTGTACGCCCTCATCCGGCCCGAGAAGTTCTGAGGGCCGCGCACATGAACGTCACTCTTCAGGCGATCTGCATGATCGCCACCAT
This region of Dermacoccus nishinomiyaensis genomic DNA includes:
- a CDS encoding cytochrome c oxidase assembly protein, which produces MNELHASSWLTDWRPGSWGTLFVAVVAIGYGAAWIRARRRGRADVSWLAWFLTFGAGALAYTLCGPVEVWSTRLMWVFALQVALLVAVIPTGFALARPVDVIEGATGSTALRRVLGGRLGRALMYPFVSSILAMVSVIVVFFTPYGQAALDSTPMRIVLTVHLFVVGVIVVLPLLAGDLLPAWAGPGVRVLLACVDGLFDAIPGILVMTHHDLLMPHFPGFAASAATYRGDMSTSLDQKFAGGALLAVAESVGLPLLAAVFIEWMRADRASALRADAELDAQYGDGPGRTTPWWITAAPTTSEGSADATLTASEGDADAASDRTSTPST
- a CDS encoding alpha/beta hydrolase-fold protein, which produces MPQLNRTLDDDTECIDDPHGLQTETWLASTLPTWVKHTFAVAPGRGSWATWGYSLGGWCASMLTMKHPATFGAAVAYQGYFRPQFDGHPPFPPTRRRRAATTSSPWRKPTRCPCRCGCSPPTPTR
- a CDS encoding LysR family transcriptional regulator; the encoded protein is MELRAVECFVAVADAGTVTAGAARLGVGQPAVTRQIQQLERQLRIRLFDREDGRLRLTSAGIDVLPVARRLLRQADAVSDAARGVAAGRLQRVRLVSPGTTRDDVLAPWLATWSADAPLPSIAEASVDDVYDTLRRGADLAVAPLAPPPALGSRVVARLPLWACVAPTHPWAQRDAVDLDELAGADLLLLERSLSARRVLDAALDAEQLGVEPRAEFASPVVAQAVAASGRGVCVLTDDPRFGLVPLTIRDADGDALGIRLHAAWDRRHHAADALERLAQDLSRFTRRRYA
- a CDS encoding acyltransferase family protein translates to MERPAPPARESAASNATSVDADAMDATADPTTSTDTSAPSSDAARTDATTGPTTPADTSAPSSSDAVQPASDAARATVATPRRGRLPALDGVRALAVLAVMAFHFRVPGFSGGFLGVDIFFVLSGYLITSQLWSRWPLRSIDLKAFWAARVRRLAPAALLLLAVTTLVTACFHPSGLAQQLRDAAAALTYTSNWWYVYGGRQYGDFGSWWFLEHLWSLAIEEQFYLLWPLVVAGVLLAVRATRTRRHVLLAVTIGGALTSSIAMSVGAFASSGRWADDPTRVYFGTDTHVMGLLVGAALALLLDGRGFRSRLTFAPATTRMTAAGVAALVAVIVVMTQLDFLSMGFYRWGGFLAFSLVVAALVWVVVHDGPLTRALSWRPLRYVGDRSYGLYLWHWPLVTLPFVTDAMESSWLLPAIGLSIATFVLAELSYRYVEMPVRRAGVRACLRRARGAVVDRHVGAMVASLALAAALIVTATQIVAHRQGSTETTAPAPGIDATPTPAPSAPPTPGHPGAPSTSASPSSSSNTPVAGLDTRATKQMSISVWGDSVPASVALNQLPHAYRTVDNHAAKSQQANAVLEQVMAAAKAGTIRSDVVLIHTGDNGVVPQEMLAKTLDALKDERVVLVLPKTTLGTQKQALHAIREAAKGRPWVHLVDWYGASKDHPEYFIDGVHPTLAAMPVYISLVQKASKA
- the kdpF gene encoding K(+)-transporting ATPase subunit F, whose protein sequence is MHARSMIEIVIAGIIALALLGYLLYALIRPEKF